From Candidatus Manganitrophus morganii, the proteins below share one genomic window:
- the lptG gene encoding LPS export ABC transporter permease LptG — protein sequence MSIISRYILKEYLKFFSVTLAVLSLVYLTIEFLEKIRKFSERDADFLLVVQYFLYKLPRILFDISPLAVLIATFLTLGMLSRNNEIIAFKSSGVSLLKLTAPLLLFGAFFSGVLFFLNGTLIPSAYKQAKVIQEVRIEKRNVDGKLVQNKFWLRLDSRTLFNIELAEPNRRKMHGIKIYYLGNDFSLPETIEAEALTYRDGSWVLSEGIRRRFQPDGTVQIKRFDEEIIPINKRPEDFKQVVAQPEEMTYQHLEAYIDQLSQDGFDVTRYRVDLLGRQAFPFINFMMVLVGIPFALHDRRSTGVARGGAISLFLGLFYYLVFSVTISLGHVNALSPWLSAWGANLLFIGIGTYLFLNIRH from the coding sequence GTGTCGATCATTTCACGATATATTCTGAAAGAATACCTGAAGTTTTTTTCGGTCACGCTTGCGGTCCTCTCCCTCGTTTATTTGACGATCGAGTTTCTGGAAAAAATACGGAAGTTCTCAGAGCGGGATGCGGACTTTCTGCTGGTCGTTCAATATTTCCTCTACAAGCTTCCAAGGATCCTTTTCGACATTTCCCCACTGGCCGTTCTCATTGCTACCTTTCTAACGTTGGGAATGTTGTCGCGAAACAATGAGATCATCGCATTTAAAAGTTCGGGGGTCAGCCTTCTCAAGTTGACCGCTCCCCTCCTTCTCTTCGGCGCCTTTTTCAGCGGCGTTCTCTTTTTTCTTAATGGCACCCTGATTCCATCGGCGTACAAACAGGCCAAAGTGATTCAGGAGGTCCGGATCGAAAAGAGGAATGTGGACGGAAAGTTGGTTCAAAACAAATTCTGGCTCCGCCTCGACAGCCGCACCCTTTTCAACATCGAGCTCGCGGAGCCGAATCGGCGGAAGATGCATGGGATCAAGATCTATTATCTCGGGAACGATTTCTCCTTGCCGGAGACGATCGAGGCCGAAGCGCTGACATACCGAGATGGGAGCTGGGTCCTCTCCGAAGGAATCCGCCGTCGATTTCAGCCGGATGGAACTGTTCAGATCAAACGTTTCGATGAAGAGATCATTCCGATCAACAAGCGGCCGGAAGATTTTAAACAGGTGGTCGCCCAGCCCGAGGAGATGACATATCAGCACCTTGAAGCCTATATCGATCAGCTCTCCCAGGATGGATTTGATGTGACGCGGTACCGCGTCGATCTTCTCGGCCGGCAAGCTTTTCCTTTTATCAACTTCATGATGGTTTTGGTGGGAATTCCATTCGCCCTTCATGACCGGAGGAGCACGGGAGTTGCCCGGGGGGGGGCAATCAGCCTTTTTTTGGGGCTGTTTTATTATCTCGTTTTTTCAGTCACGATCTCGCTCGGTCACGTGAACGCCCTCTCCCCCTGGCTCTCCGCCTGGGGGGCTAATCTCCTTTTTATCGGAATCGGAACCTATCTTTTTTTGAATATCCGGCACTAA
- a CDS encoding Hsp20/alpha crystallin family protein — translation MRNARFDQRPFKLRRQFYDLFKMIFGQHSSGAGLDTDQETVWTPPVDFYREDGRWVVRVEMPGVNPNDVSVSVVDDRLIIRGERKLSEALKSEYCILHECSTGPFERIISLSAPVPEDQIKARYRQGILYVTFPVTAEKGMRIEIQSEASSEETPKAA, via the coding sequence ATGAGGAATGCGCGTTTCGATCAGCGTCCTTTTAAGCTGAGACGCCAATTCTATGATCTTTTCAAGATGATTTTTGGACAACACTCCTCGGGAGCCGGGCTCGACACCGATCAAGAAACGGTCTGGACGCCGCCGGTCGATTTCTACAGAGAGGACGGCCGGTGGGTCGTCCGTGTCGAGATGCCGGGAGTGAACCCAAATGACGTTTCCGTCTCGGTGGTCGATGATCGATTGATCATCCGTGGGGAGAGAAAGCTTTCGGAGGCCTTAAAATCGGAATATTGCATTCTTCACGAGTGTTCCACCGGTCCCTTCGAGAGAATCATCAGCCTTTCTGCTCCCGTTCCGGAAGACCAGATCAAGGCCCGTTACCGCCAAGGGATCCTCTACGTGACGTTTCCAGTGACGGCGGAGAAGGGAATGAGAATCGAAATCCAATCCGAAGCGTCCTCGGAGGAAACGCCGAAAGCGGCATAA
- a CDS encoding Hsp20/alpha crystallin family protein → MAGEAFRWRSFEEMADLIRSLNVIFRTTFGERAFGTGYQPGEWVPSVDLYTRDGYWVVRMELPGVHSEDVSLSVLDNQLYIRGERKPPEGFDPEKCIFQESSFDRFERAVVFPGPIREEGVRTWFDKGVLFVTLPATEGNGRRIEVQSEEPPEEKQEAA, encoded by the coding sequence ATGGCAGGAGAAGCCTTCCGATGGCGTTCATTTGAAGAAATGGCCGATCTCATCCGATCGTTGAATGTGATCTTCCGAACGACTTTCGGCGAGCGGGCCTTCGGCACCGGCTATCAGCCGGGCGAATGGGTTCCTTCGGTTGATCTCTATACGAGGGACGGATACTGGGTCGTCCGGATGGAGCTTCCGGGGGTTCATTCGGAAGATGTCTCTCTCTCCGTCCTGGACAACCAACTTTATATTCGGGGCGAACGGAAACCGCCGGAGGGTTTTGATCCGGAGAAGTGCATTTTTCAGGAGTCCTCTTTCGATCGCTTCGAGCGGGCGGTGGTCTTTCCAGGGCCGATTCGAGAAGAGGGGGTTCGAACCTGGTTTGACAAAGGGGTTCTCTTCGTAACGCTTCCCGCGACGGAGGGGAACGGAAGGCGGATCGAAGTCCAATCCGAGGAGCCGCCGGAGGAAAAGCAGGAAGCGGCATAA
- a CDS encoding chemotaxis protein CheB produces MVQRDIVVIGASAGGVQALKTLVSGLPSGFPAAILVVLHIPVYAPSQLHEILDRAGPLRAGTGIDGEPITPGRIYVASADRHLMIESDRVRITRGPKENRMRPAVDVLFRSAAAACGPRVIGIILSGMLDDGTAGLWSIKDRGGVAIVQSPQDALHASMPESARQHVTVDHTLPVAEMAAVLTRLTREPIVLQGEARISELIEIENRIAREGNALQTGVMRLGPVSPNTCPECHGVLVKIRQGGIVRFRCHTGHSFSLQSLLADVNDAIDRGLWNAVRAIEERILLLREMEQLARERNDPAVAKECAEQANQAEQRVQRIREVVLDKDMLGHDPNFF; encoded by the coding sequence ATGGTTCAACGCGACATCGTTGTCATCGGAGCGTCCGCCGGAGGGGTTCAGGCCTTGAAAACACTGGTATCCGGTTTGCCGTCCGGATTTCCCGCCGCCATTCTGGTGGTATTGCACATTCCCGTGTATGCTCCCAGCCAACTGCACGAGATTCTCGACCGTGCCGGGCCGCTTCGCGCCGGGACCGGCATCGATGGAGAACCGATCACCCCCGGCCGCATCTATGTCGCCTCTGCGGATCGGCACCTCATGATCGAGTCGGATCGGGTGAGAATTACGCGTGGACCCAAGGAGAACCGGATGCGCCCCGCGGTGGACGTGCTGTTCCGTTCCGCCGCGGCCGCCTGCGGGCCGCGGGTCATTGGGATTATCCTCAGCGGTATGCTCGATGACGGCACCGCCGGGTTGTGGAGCATAAAAGATCGCGGCGGCGTGGCGATCGTTCAATCTCCCCAGGATGCGCTCCACGCATCGATGCCGGAGAGTGCCCGCCAGCATGTGACGGTCGATCACACCTTGCCGGTCGCCGAGATGGCCGCCGTCTTGACGCGCCTGACCCGTGAGCCGATCGTCCTCCAGGGGGAAGCGCGAATATCCGAATTGATCGAGATTGAAAACCGGATCGCCCGTGAGGGGAACGCCCTGCAGACCGGGGTCATGAGATTAGGCCCGGTTTCTCCCAACACCTGTCCGGAATGTCATGGGGTGCTGGTTAAAATTCGGCAAGGAGGAATCGTCCGCTTCCGATGCCACACCGGCCATTCCTTCTCGCTTCAGAGCCTGCTCGCCGATGTCAATGACGCCATTGATCGGGGCTTGTGGAACGCCGTCCGCGCCATCGAAGAGCGGATATTGCTGTTGCGGGAGATGGAGCAGCTGGCGCGCGAGAGAAACGATCCCGCCGTCGCGAAGGAGTGTGCCGAGCAGGCCAACCAGGCGGAGCAGCGGGTGCAGCGGATCCGGGAGGTTGTCTTGGACAAGGACATGCTCGGGCATGACCCGAACTTTTTCTAA
- a CDS encoding transcriptional repressor — MHREKEQLSHPEIEKRLIDAGVQPTAQRIAICRYILCEADHPTADEIKKWADRYFPKMSLATVYNTLKTLVDAGLIQEFKFPHSDSAVYDCNTDVHYHFLDEKTGQLHDVEPESVNLSVKLREEFKINGVQVLLRGTKK, encoded by the coding sequence ATGCATCGAGAAAAAGAACAACTCAGTCATCCGGAAATTGAGAAGAGGCTGATCGACGCGGGGGTTCAGCCGACCGCCCAACGGATTGCGATTTGCCGCTATATTCTCTGTGAAGCGGATCATCCCACCGCCGATGAGATTAAAAAATGGGCCGATCGCTACTTTCCAAAGATGAGCCTGGCGACCGTCTATAATACATTGAAGACACTCGTCGATGCCGGGCTCATTCAGGAGTTCAAATTCCCCCATTCCGATTCAGCGGTTTATGATTGTAACACCGACGTTCATTACCATTTCCTGGACGAAAAGACCGGACAATTGCACGATGTCGAGCCGGAATCGGTCAACCTCTCGGTTAAATTACGTGAAGAATTCAAAATCAACGGGGTTCAGGTTTTATTGAGAGGCACAAAGAAGTAA
- a CDS encoding catalase, with translation MNEEPKKLTTEAGAPVADNQNSQTAGPDGPILLQDHHLIEKLARFDRERIPERVVHAKGSGAFGYFEVTADVSRWTKAKFLNQVGKRTDLFIRFSTVAGELGSADTVRDPRGFAIKFYTEEGNYDLVGNNTPVFFLRDPLKFPDFIHSQKRDPYSHVQEPDNVWDFFSHSPEATHQFTWLFSDRGIPASYRNMDGFGSHTFQWMNANGEAFWVKYHFKTDQGIQCLTAQEAARIAGENPDHHHLDLFRAIDRREFPSWTLKMQIMPVADAANYRFNPFDLTKVWHYADYPLIEVGKLVLNRNPENYFADVEQAAFNPGHFVPGIGPSPDKMLQGRLFAYGDTHRYRLGINHTSLPVNRPHAAEVNNYGRDGAMRSDGNGGRAKNYEPNSDNGPAQSNERHDAPLAVHGMTGAQKATRHAEDNDFVQAGDLYRLISPDSKKRLIEAIASTLGRVSREEIIERSIAHFRNADPEYGEQVAKAVEVVRRGITKPAPHPGRRAF, from the coding sequence ATGAACGAAGAGCCCAAGAAGCTGACGACCGAAGCCGGCGCGCCGGTGGCCGACAACCAGAACTCCCAAACGGCCGGACCGGACGGTCCGATCCTGTTGCAAGACCACCACCTGATCGAAAAGCTCGCCCGATTCGACCGCGAGCGGATCCCCGAACGGGTCGTCCATGCCAAGGGCTCAGGGGCCTTCGGCTATTTTGAGGTCACGGCGGACGTGAGCCGTTGGACGAAAGCCAAATTTTTAAATCAGGTCGGCAAGCGGACCGATCTGTTCATTCGTTTCTCGACCGTGGCGGGAGAGCTTGGCTCGGCCGACACCGTTCGCGATCCGCGCGGCTTCGCGATCAAGTTCTACACCGAAGAAGGCAACTACGATCTCGTCGGCAACAACACGCCGGTTTTCTTCTTGCGCGATCCGCTCAAGTTCCCCGACTTTATCCATTCGCAGAAGCGGGACCCTTACAGCCACGTCCAGGAGCCGGACAATGTGTGGGACTTTTTCTCCCACTCCCCGGAGGCGACCCATCAGTTCACCTGGCTCTTCAGCGATCGCGGCATTCCGGCGAGCTATCGGAACATGGACGGTTTCGGCTCGCACACCTTTCAGTGGATGAACGCAAACGGCGAAGCATTTTGGGTGAAGTACCACTTCAAGACAGATCAGGGGATTCAATGCCTGACCGCTCAGGAAGCCGCGCGGATCGCGGGTGAAAATCCGGACCATCACCATCTCGACCTGTTCCGTGCGATCGACCGCCGGGAGTTTCCCTCTTGGACGCTGAAGATGCAGATCATGCCGGTCGCCGATGCGGCAAACTATCGCTTCAACCCCTTCGATCTCACGAAGGTCTGGCATTACGCCGACTATCCGTTGATCGAGGTCGGCAAGCTCGTCTTGAATCGCAATCCGGAGAATTACTTCGCCGATGTGGAACAGGCCGCCTTCAACCCAGGCCATTTTGTCCCCGGTATCGGCCCCTCCCCCGACAAAATGCTTCAGGGAAGGCTGTTCGCCTACGGCGACACCCACCGCTACCGTCTCGGCATCAACCACACCTCTCTCCCGGTCAATCGGCCGCATGCGGCTGAGGTCAATAATTACGGACGCGACGGCGCGATGCGCTCCGACGGCAACGGCGGACGCGCGAAGAACTACGAACCGAACAGCGACAACGGCCCCGCCCAGAGCAACGAACGGCACGACGCTCCTTTGGCGGTGCACGGCATGACCGGCGCGCAAAAGGCGACGCGCCATGCCGAAGACAATGACTTCGTGCAGGCGGGCGATCTCTACCGGCTGATTTCCCCGGATTCGAAGAAAAGGCTGATCGAAGCGATCGCTTCGACATTGGGACGGGTCAGCCGTGAGGAGATTATCGAACGTTCCATTGCGCACTTCCGTAACGCCGACCCGGAATATGGAGAGCAGGTCGCCAAAGCGGTCGAGGTTGTCCGCAGAGGGATCACTAAACCGGCGCCCCATCCCGGCCGAAGGGCGTTCTAG